From a region of the Solanum stenotomum isolate F172 chromosome 2, ASM1918654v1, whole genome shotgun sequence genome:
- the LOC125854427 gene encoding abscisic stress-ripening protein 3: MAEEKQHHRLFHHKNKEEEGGPVDHEKNVKHHSHLQKIGELGAVAAGAYALREKHKAKKDPENAHKHKIKQEIAAVAAVGAGGFAFHEHHQKKDAKKEKKAAEGGHHHHHH, translated from the exons ATGGCTGAAGAGAAACAGCATCACCGTTTGTTCCACCACAAGAACAAGGAGGAAGAAGGTGGTCCAGTTGATCATGAAAAAAATGTGAAGCACCATAGCCATCTCCAGAAAATTGGTGAACTTGGTGCTGTTGCTGCCGGTGCTTATGCCTTG cgTGAGAAGCACAAGGCAAAGAAAGACCCAGAGAATGCACACAAACACAAGATAAAACAAGAAATAGCAGCAGTAGCAGCAGTTGGGGCAGGTGGATTTGCATTCCATGAACATCATCAGAAAAAAGATgccaagaaagaaaaaaaggctGCTGAGGGAGGACACCACCATCACCACCACTAA